A stretch of DNA from Gottschalkia acidurici 9a:
TCCTTTTTTTTATTAATTATAGACTTACTTTATATCTTTTACTTAAATTATGAAAATTAAGAATTATTCATTATATTTTGCTATTCTAGTATTTTTTCGTTTCTTATTTTTTAATATTAGTTTTGATTTATTTCTTACTACAGATTTCAAAATAATATTTTCTTCTGTCTAAGATCCTACTATTCCTAGATGCTCAAATAAAATTTTAGTACCCATAAATATTAGAATTAGTCCACCTATAAGTTCCGCCTTCGTCTTAAATTTATTTCCAAATGTATTTCCTATCCTAACACCAAACATTGATAATACAAAAGTAACAATTCCTATAAGCAAAACTGCCGTAGTAATGTTTACATTAAGAAATGCTAAGGTAACTCCTACCGCTAGGGCATCAATACTTGTTGCAACTGCTAACACGGACATGCTTTTAAAACTAAGAGAGTCACCTATACTCTTAGAGTCATCTTCAATTCCACATTCGCAACCTCTTGATTCACGAATCATTTTTAAACCAATAAATAAAAGCAATATAAATGCTATCCAGTGGTCAATAGATGTAATTTTGTTTTGAAACCTCACTCCAAGAAAATATCCTATTAAAGGCATTCCTGCTTGAAATGCTCCAAAATACAGCCCAACTATTCCAGCCTTTTTAACATTAATCTTTTTTATAGACAATCCTTTACAAATGGCTACTGCAAATGCATCCATTGATAACCCAACTGCTATAATAAACAGTTCAAGTAAACTCATATTTCTTTCTCCTTTATCCTTTTAGTTTTTAATATAAAAAAAGATTCATTCTCTCTATAAACGCAACACATTCAACGTTCCTTGGGAATACAAAAATGCCAATTGAGCCTAATACCCCCTTGGTGTCAAAGTCTGAATATTATATTTCTCTTTATTCATTATGTTACCTCCATTGGAAACCATCCATAATTACAATACAAACTTAGAATTAAAAAATTCTGTATCTTTCAATGCCATCTGAAGTCCCTCAATACTATCATTCTTGGCATCTTCATCCTGTCTGTCAAACAAAAGTTGCTCCAGCCATTCCCATATATCCTCTAAATTCCGACGAATTTGATAAAATCTCAAGGCTTCTTGATTTAGAGTGAAATCTTTATGAGTTTTTCGATAGGCATCCATAAATTGAGAGTAATAGGTTTTATCCGTGAAAAACATAATATCCGCCTCTGGAGGAGCCAGCTTTAATCCTTCCCAATCAATAAGTATCAATTGTCCCTTGGACTCCATTAGATTCCAGTTATGAAGGTCTGTATGGCAGAGTACCCGTTTAATATTACTGTTTTTTAAATTTTTTTGCAACTTTAATAAAGTATCTATCAAAATATTGATGGAAGAAATATAAGGCTGTAACAGTAGTTTGACTGTGGCTGGAAGGAGACCAGCTTTTTCTAAGAGTATTTTATTAAGCTCTCTAATAAAAGGAACTTCGAAACTTTCAACAATATCCTCTGTATGAATAGGAATCTCCTTTCCGTACTTGTGAAGGGATGCGACTAATCCTCCAAGCTGTTCTACCTGCTTTGGTGTTAAAGTTTTTTCCCCTACTGTTTCACCATCTATAAACTCATAGAGAAGATAGATAGCGTTCTTATCTTCACACTTATATGTTCCATCCCTTGTTAACAGAGGAACTGGCAGCTTTCCTTTTAAATCAGAGTACTGTATGAGCCACTGCGTAATTGGAATATATTGATCTATCAAAGCTGTATACTTTTGCGTTGAAGCTCTGGATTTCTCATACTTCTTTAAAAAATAGGTGTGTGTACAATCTTCAATACGGTACGCCAGTGCCGACCATCCTCCCTTTTGAGAAGCAATGGTATTGACCTCTATATCATAATATTTATTTATAATATGTTTGATATGACTCATATCACATCTCCTTTAGAATATTTAATATCATCTTGAAGATTCTCTCATTTCTTGATATATTGCGATGAAAGGGAACTTTTCCTCTATAAAATTTGCGTTCTTAGGATGTCATCTATAAAAACGAACAAAACTTCAACATCTTATGATTAAATCGTCTTATTTTCCCACTTGTCCACTATTCACCAACAAAACTACACATTCAACATGCATACTCCCAGCAAAAACATCTACTGGTTGAACTTCTTTAACTAAAAATCCTTTATTACTTAAATAGTTAAGGTCTCTAGCAAGTGTAGAAGGATTACAAGAGACATAAACTACTCTTTCTGGTTTCATTGACACTATAGTGTCTAGTACTTCTTTTTCACATCCTTTTCTTGGTGGATCTAGTACTATTACATCTGCTTTTATTCCCTCTTTATAGAGTTCAGGTAGTACTGTTTCTGCTGTTCCTTCATAAAATTCTACATTTTCTATACCGTTTAGTTCTGCATTTTCTTTAGCATCTTCTATAGCTTCACTTATTACTTCTATACCATAGACTTTTTTAGCTTTTTGGGCAAGAAACAATGATATTGTACCTATACCACAATATATATCATACACAGTTTCTTTTCCTTTTAAATCTGCATATTCTAGCGCCTTCTTATATAGTATTTCAGTTTGAATAGAATTTATTTGAAAGAATGATTGTGGAGAAATATTAAACTTTAACGCTCCTATATAGTCTATTATTTTTTCATCACCATATAACACTTTATTTTTATCTCCGAGTACTAAGTTGGTCTTATTTTTATTTATGTTCTGAACTATACTTTTTACACTTGGAATTTCTTTTTTTAACATATCTATAAGTTCTTCATAATAAGGTAATCTTTTAGTATTAGTTACTATTATAATCATAGTATCCTTAGTTTTAAAAGATACTTTAGTTATTACATGTCTTATATTTCCTTCTGCGGTCTTCCTATTATATCCAGATACATTGAATTTCTTCATAAACTCTCTTACTATATTTATAGCTTTCTCACTCAGTTCATGTTGTATTATACACTCATCTGTATCTACTATATTATGACTTTCCTTTTTATAAAATCCTATATGATTTTCATCTACTGGAACTTGAACCTTGTTTCTATATCTTAATGGGTCTTCCATTCCTATAATGTTATGAACTATTACGTTTTTTAGTTTTCCTATTTTCTCTATATCATTAATTACTTTATTTGTCTTTAATTCTAATTGTTTTTCATACTTTAAATCTCTGAGTTGACATCCACCACAATTTTCTGATACTTTGCATAATGAATCGACCCTATAGACTGATGGTTTTACTATTTCTAATACTTTTCCTAAAGCAAATCTTTTTTTCATTTCACTTATTTTTATCTTTACTATATCTCCTATAGTTCCACCGTCTATAAATACAGTTAATCCATTTATTTTAGCTACACCTTTTCCTTCATGTGTTATATCTATGATTTCTCCATCTAATATAGTTCCTCTTTTTATTATTTCACTCATATACTGACCTCTCTCTCTTTTCTTCCTTTCAATTATAAGTAATATTATTTTTACTGTCCAGCCTATAAATTTTTAATATTCATATAATTACTATCCATTTTCACGTTCTTTATCATCAGTCATATTATCCACTATTTTTAGTATAACTGGCACATATAATTGAGCTAAAGGAAATCCTATGCAAAATCCTAATAATGAAGATTTAAGCCAAATAATTGTAAATTGTCCGATAGGAAGAGGCGCACTTTTTATAACTGTTATAAAAAAAGATATGGATAATGACAACGATACAGAAATCATAAATCCAGAAACTATATTTGAATATCTTTTGTTAATTTTCATAATTTCACTTCCTCTTTACTTTTTTAGCAAAAAAATAGCATACCCAGCCAATTGGTATGCCAAAGATTAGAATCAGTTTGCCTTTATTGTTGTTGTCCTACTATACATTTTATACCTTAGAAATTTTTTCTATACCTATTTATTGTAATATAATATATATTATTTTTCTATAATATCATATATTATATCAAAAACTTCCTTATAATTTTTTTTCATGTTAATAATTTTTAAATCTTTTGATGCAAATGCATGAACTGTATACCCATTAGCTAAAACTTCTTTATCGAATTTTCTTACTATCTCATAATCAAATTGTATTCTCGCTGGTGTAAGCTTAGTTACTTTAGTTTTTATTATTATTTCATCATCATATTTTGCAGATGATTTGTAAGTACATCTAACATCTACTACTGGAACTAGTATGTTGTTATATTCTAGTTCAGTATATTCTAATCCTATATTCCTGAAAAACTCTGTTCTTCCAATCTCAAACCATACAATATAGTTGGAATGATAAACGACCCCCATTTGATCTGTTTCTGCATATCTAACTCTAACTATTGTTTCATTTATCAATTTAAAACACCTTCGCTTCTCCTTTGTATATTAATCCTCCGACGCTATCTACTGTTATTACTTCATCATTTTTAAGCTTAGTAGTAGCATCTTCAACGCCTACTATAACTGGTATTCCTAAGTTTAAACCGACTATTGCAGCGTGTGAAGTGAGTCCTCCACTTTCTGTTATTATTGCAGATGCTTTTTTTAAGTATTCTATTATATCTTTGTCTGTAGCTATATCTACGATTATATCTCCTTCTTCAAACGACTCCTGTAGTTTCTTTCTATCTGATGCTATACAAACTTTTCCACTTATAGATTTTTCCCCTATGCCTATTCCTCTTAATAATGTTTTACTAACTATGTGAACCTTTATTAAGTTAGTACTTCCTATTTCTCCTACTGGTATTCCTGCTGTTATTACTATTAGATCCCCTTGTTTAAAATACCCTTTTTCTAAAGTAGCTTCAACTGATGAGTCTATTATATCATCAGTAGTCTCAACATGCTTAGATTTTAAAGGATAAACTCCCCATACTAATGATAATTTTCTCATTACACTTTCGTCTGGTGTTGTTGCTATTATTGGTGCATGTGGTCTATATTTAGAAACTGCTACTGCTGTATATCCTGAAGAAGTTGGTGTAACTATTGCAGCAGCCCCTAAGTCTTGTGCAGTAGAGCATGTAGCATGACTTATTGCATTAGTTATAGTTATATCTCTTCCTATAGTTTTGTTTCTTAACAACTCTTCGTAATTCAGTGAGCTCTCCGTCTTAATGGCAATATTATTCATAGTTTGTATTGATTCCTCTGGATATTTTCCAGCGGCAGTTTCTCCTGATAGCATTATAGCATCTGTACCATCCAGTATTGCATTTGCTACGTCCGTTACTTCTGCTCTTGTTGGTCTTGGATTTCTCATCATAGAGTCTAACATCTGTGTTGCTGTTATAACTGGCTTTCCTGCTT
This window harbors:
- a CDS encoding manganese efflux pump MntP family protein, yielding MSLLELFIIAVGLSMDAFAVAICKGLSIKKINVKKAGIVGLYFGAFQAGMPLIGYFLGVRFQNKITSIDHWIAFILLLFIGLKMIRESRGCECGIEDDSKSIGDSLSFKSMSVLAVATSIDALAVGVTLAFLNVNITTAVLLIGIVTFVLSMFGVRIGNTFGNKFKTKAELIGGLILIFMGTKILFEHLGIVGS
- a CDS encoding aminoglycoside phosphotransferase family protein; the protein is MSHIKHIINKYYDIEVNTIASQKGGWSALAYRIEDCTHTYFLKKYEKSRASTQKYTALIDQYIPITQWLIQYSDLKGKLPVPLLTRDGTYKCEDKNAIYLLYEFIDGETVGEKTLTPKQVEQLGGLVASLHKYGKEIPIHTEDIVESFEVPFIRELNKILLEKAGLLPATVKLLLQPYISSINILIDTLLKLQKNLKNSNIKRVLCHTDLHNWNLMESKGQLILIDWEGLKLAPPEADIMFFTDKTYYSQFMDAYRKTHKDFTLNQEALRFYQIRRNLEDIWEWLEQLLFDRQDEDAKNDSIEGLQMALKDTEFFNSKFVL
- the rlmD gene encoding 23S rRNA (uracil(1939)-C(5))-methyltransferase RlmD, with product MSEIIKRGTILDGEIIDITHEGKGVAKINGLTVFIDGGTIGDIVKIKISEMKKRFALGKVLEIVKPSVYRVDSLCKVSENCGGCQLRDLKYEKQLELKTNKVINDIEKIGKLKNVIVHNIIGMEDPLRYRNKVQVPVDENHIGFYKKESHNIVDTDECIIQHELSEKAINIVREFMKKFNVSGYNRKTAEGNIRHVITKVSFKTKDTMIIIVTNTKRLPYYEELIDMLKKEIPSVKSIVQNINKNKTNLVLGDKNKVLYGDEKIIDYIGALKFNISPQSFFQINSIQTEILYKKALEYADLKGKETVYDIYCGIGTISLFLAQKAKKVYGIEVISEAIEDAKENAELNGIENVEFYEGTAETVLPELYKEGIKADVIVLDPPRKGCEKEVLDTIVSMKPERVVYVSCNPSTLARDLNYLSNKGFLVKEVQPVDVFAGSMHVECVVLLVNSGQVGK
- a CDS encoding DUF2798 domain-containing protein, with the translated sequence MKINKRYSNIVSGFMISVSLSLSISFFITVIKSAPLPIGQFTIIWLKSSLLGFCIGFPLAQLYVPVILKIVDNMTDDKERENG
- a CDS encoding acyl-CoA thioesterase, translating into MINETIVRVRYAETDQMGVVYHSNYIVWFEIGRTEFFRNIGLEYTELEYNNILVPVVDVRCTYKSSAKYDDEIIIKTKVTKLTPARIQFDYEIVRKFDKEVLANGYTVHAFASKDLKIINMKKNYKEVFDIIYDIIEK
- the pyk gene encoding pyruvate kinase; translated protein: MRKTKIVCTVGPSTKSEEMLEKIMLKGMNVTRLNFSHQTRKEHKKMIDSIKKVREKLNLPVSIMLDTKGPEIRTGDFENGEIEIKEGSEFILTTRDILGNNEITNITYKNLPNDIAIGNKILIDDGLIELEVIEKSDTDIKCMVKNGGIIKNHKGVNVPDVQVNLPAITEKDIEDIKFGIDNELDFIAASFIRKATDVIEIRKILEENNGEHIQIISKIENREGVENIDDIIKVSDGIMVARGDLGVEIPPEEVPLVQKMIIKRCNEAGKPVITATQMLDSMMRNPRPTRAEVTDVANAILDGTDAIMLSGETAAGKYPEESIQTMNNIAIKTESSLNYEELLRNKTIGRDITITNAISHATCSTAQDLGAAAIVTPTSSGYTAVAVSKYRPHAPIIATTPDESVMRKLSLVWGVYPLKSKHVETTDDIIDSSVEATLEKGYFKQGDLIVITAGIPVGEIGSTNLIKVHIVSKTLLRGIGIGEKSISGKVCIASDRKKLQESFEEGDIIVDIATDKDIIEYLKKASAIITESGGLTSHAAIVGLNLGIPVIVGVEDATTKLKNDEVITVDSVGGLIYKGEAKVF